One Fusarium musae strain F31 chromosome 6, whole genome shotgun sequence DNA segment encodes these proteins:
- a CDS encoding hypothetical protein (antiSMASH:Cluster_6.5), which yields MIPSIILFPILGVLASAQTTTLNVLFPVEGIKSVYGTVVAASPQVTTFALHCGEKVDNVQCEIIGTQTVVVGPETLSINYSFDGNDKVSYFSEDLNCKIKTAEASCHIWIQTENSAGEKVTTSLSNFEMNTKTRLMPAIITEGAEKLQATEVTATPTPGAMTSTATSHSNETHEASGTSSMPKPTTSTATGDAAPGMSLHVGVVGLAAVALAFLIM from the exons ATGATACCctccatcatcctcttcccaaTCTTGGGTGTCCTTGCTTCTGCGCAAACAACAACTCTTAATGTTCTCTTCCCTGTTGAGGGTATCAAGTCAGTCTACGGTACCGTAGTGGCAGCAAGTCCCCAAGTCACCACATTCGCCCTTCACTGCGGCGAAAAGGTCGACAATGTCCAATGCGAAATCATCGGCACCCAGACCGTGGTGGTTGGGCCAGAAACCTTGTCCATCAACTACTCGTTTGATGGTAACGACAAGGTTTCTTATTT TTCTGAGGATCTGAACTGCAAGATCAAGACGGCCGAGGCCAGCTGCCACATCTGGATCCAGACCGAGAACTCAGCTGGTGAAAAGGTTACCACGTCCTTGTCCAATTTCGAAATGAACACCAAAACCCGCCTGATGCCCGCTATTATCACTGAAGGAGCTGAAAAGCTCCAAGCCACAGAGGTCACCGCGACTCCCACGCCAGGTGCCATGACATCCACTGCTACAAGTCACTCAAACGAGACGCACGAGGCTTCTGGGACCTCCTCAATGCCCAAGCCTACTACGTCCACAGCTACAGGTGATGCCGCTCCGGGCATGTCACTCCATGTTGGAGTGGTCGGGCTTGCCGCTGTTGCTCTAGCCTTCCTGATTATGTAG
- a CDS encoding hypothetical protein (antiSMASH:Cluster_6.5~MEROPS:MER0032370): MICFLPNLVNANGVQGAVVDQVIDHIIYAGQRIGFKHVGIGSDFDGMLQGPKDLDDVSRYPQLVGKLLDRELSEDVITQVLGGNIIRVLGEVEAVSRELKGQVPVLSDEIEEVWTSEQKDILTRMGTSRSSQGFSN; encoded by the coding sequence ATGATCTGTTTTCTCCCTAACCTCGTCAACGCCAACGGAGTTCAGGGAGCTGTGGTCGATCAGGTTATTGATCATATTATATACGCAGGTCAAAGGATAGGCTTTAAGCATGTTGGCATTGGCTCCGATTTTGATGGTATGCTACAAGGTCCAAAAGATCTGGATGATGTGTCCAGATACCCGCAACTTGTTGGGAAGCTTCTAGACCGTGAGCTCTCAGAGGATGTCATTACACAAGTACTTGGCGGTAACATAATCAGGGTTCTGGGTGAGGTGGAAGCTGTGTCAAGGGAACTAAAAGGTCAGGTGCCTGTGTTATCTGATGAGATAGAGGAAGTATGGACATCAGAGCAAAAGGATATACTGACTAGAATGGGAACATCAAGGAGTTCTCAGGGTTTTAGCAACTAG